In the Candidatus Margulisiibacteriota bacterium genome, one interval contains:
- a CDS encoding 2-isopropylmalate synthase — translation MNKVTINKYSSYPAMQLASRTWPDKQLNNAPIWCSVDLRDGNQALITPMSLQEKLDFFKLLVKIGFKEIEAGFPSAAQVEFDFIRTLIENQHIPEDVRIQVLVQSREHLIARTIEALSGAHKPIVHLYNPTSENQRRIVFRKDKKEIIAIALEGVRWIKKYAGKSGLEVQLEYSPESFTGTEPEFALQICEAVINEWQPSATNKI, via the coding sequence ATGAATAAGGTTACGATTAATAAGTATAGTTCATATCCGGCAATGCAACTGGCAAGCAGAACATGGCCCGATAAACAACTTAATAATGCACCGATATGGTGTAGTGTAGACCTGAGGGATGGCAATCAGGCCTTGATAACTCCTATGAGCCTGCAGGAAAAACTGGATTTCTTTAAGTTATTGGTAAAAATCGGTTTTAAGGAAATTGAGGCCGGTTTTCCTTCGGCTGCTCAAGTGGAATTTGATTTTATTCGCACATTGATTGAAAATCAGCATATACCTGAGGACGTAAGAATACAGGTACTGGTGCAGTCCAGGGAACATCTGATTGCCAGAACAATAGAGGCGCTTTCCGGTGCTCACAAACCGATAGTCCATCTTTATAATCCAACATCGGAAAACCAGCGTCGTATTGTATTTCGCAAGGATAAAAAAGAAATAATTGCCATTGCTCTGGAGGGTGTGCGCTGGATAAAAAAATACGCAGGCAAGTCCGGTCTGGAAGTGCAACTCGAATATTCTCCGGAAAGTTTTACGGGTACTGAGCCTGAATTCGCTTTGCAAATTTGTGAAGCTGTGATAAATGAATGGCAGCCTTCAGCTACAAACAAAATTA
- the coaE gene encoding dephospho-CoA kinase (Dephospho-CoA kinase (CoaE) performs the final step in coenzyme A biosynthesis.), translated as MFYKIISNCSIIEWNAKFGYPGSFDPWTKGHLSVITSLLDKDPDAKIEIIIAKNPDKAGLFLPEERKFIIENSIPQKYLDRVRVTIVQGIVASYMFENNIPYFIKGIRDSKDYSYETELALLNNTLYGSPLTLLIPQMDMGLSHVSSSNLKLLTNIGVPLDRYAPAYVRELLKMKTTGKLMIGVTGGISSGKSTLCKTLSTYSMDKDTPIHYINMDALGHVILTEKENVLPLYKKVRSAIAEMFGHNVLEADGTINRKLLGDIVFADKNKLDQLTDLMLEPILFLMGKRIQKIKTGIIFLESAILVDRKLTELVDENMIIVAVDKDVQKQRMIEIRGLEPEQADKRIESQLPQDAVRQSIADLQTNNYDRLLLQLSGNEDLNMDTIEYFYYQLKNEYIRRNYTRRDNMIYIIPELKLKNDKLFLDEIARLHQIPERGYHTIMHVMEMLCWFHQIKDKLEHPLEVYLAIIFHDIIYDAALKDNEEQSAELAKKLITKHVMNEDINVDLIVRLIQLSAKHLEDLKDLTNDEKIFLDMDMGIFAAPKKRLLTCEGGVYKEYGKIYPLEAYIKGRSMFLNSLLLPEKSIFRSELFKEKYEDLAKANIKYLLTQVYAENPIYIKQTI; from the coding sequence ATGTTTTATAAAATTATCAGTAATTGCAGTATTATAGAATGGAACGCAAAATTCGGATATCCAGGTTCATTTGATCCCTGGACCAAAGGCCACCTTTCTGTAATCACTTCTCTCCTGGATAAAGACCCTGACGCCAAGATTGAAATAATCATCGCCAAAAATCCCGACAAAGCCGGCCTCTTTTTGCCTGAAGAAAGAAAATTCATTATTGAAAACAGTATACCCCAAAAATATCTTGATCGTGTCCGTGTAACGATAGTTCAAGGAATAGTGGCAAGTTATATGTTTGAAAATAATATACCATATTTTATAAAGGGGATCAGGGATTCAAAGGATTACTCTTATGAAACAGAGCTTGCACTGCTTAACAACACACTTTACGGTTCACCTCTCACCCTGCTGATACCTCAAATGGATATGGGATTAAGCCATGTAAGCTCCAGTAACCTAAAACTGCTGACCAATATCGGTGTACCGTTAGACAGATATGCGCCAGCCTATGTGCGAGAACTTTTGAAAATGAAAACAACAGGGAAACTGATGATCGGGGTTACAGGAGGTATATCATCAGGGAAATCTACACTCTGCAAAACTCTCAGCACATATTCTATGGACAAAGACACTCCAATTCATTATATAAATATGGATGCGTTGGGGCATGTTATTCTTACTGAAAAAGAAAATGTATTGCCCCTGTATAAGAAAGTCAGGTCCGCAATCGCAGAAATGTTCGGACATAACGTGCTGGAAGCAGATGGAACAATTAACAGGAAACTATTGGGCGACATAGTTTTCGCAGACAAAAATAAATTAGACCAGCTTACTGACCTGATGCTGGAACCTATATTATTTCTTATGGGAAAAAGAATTCAAAAAATTAAAACAGGTATAATATTTTTAGAAAGTGCAATTCTGGTTGACCGCAAATTAACCGAACTCGTGGATGAAAATATGATTATTGTAGCTGTAGACAAAGATGTCCAGAAACAAAGAATGATTGAGATCAGGGGGCTGGAACCAGAACAGGCTGACAAACGCATAGAATCACAGCTGCCTCAGGATGCAGTCAGACAATCAATCGCGGATTTGCAGACAAACAACTATGACCGCTTGCTTCTGCAGCTATCCGGAAATGAAGATTTAAACATGGACACAATTGAATATTTTTATTATCAATTAAAAAATGAATATATCAGACGTAACTATACACGCAGAGACAATATGATATATATAATTCCAGAATTAAAATTAAAAAATGACAAGCTTTTTCTAGATGAAATCGCGCGTTTACACCAGATACCTGAACGAGGATATCATACAATAATGCATGTAATGGAAATGCTTTGTTGGTTCCACCAGATAAAGGATAAACTGGAACATCCCCTGGAAGTATATCTGGCAATTATTTTCCATGACATCATATATGATGCCGCGCTTAAAGATAATGAGGAACAAAGTGCAGAACTGGCCAAGAAGCTCATTACCAAACATGTAATGAATGAAGACATAAATGTGGACTTGATTGTAAGATTGATACAATTGTCCGCCAAACATCTTGAAGATTTAAAGGACTTAACAAACGACGAGAAAATCTTTCTGGACATGGACATGGGTATATTTGCAGCACCGAAAAAAAGACTTCTGACCTGTGAAGGCGGGGTATATAAAGAATATGGGAAGATCTATCCCCTGGAAGCATATATTAAAGGTAGATCAATGTTTTTAAACAGTCTGTTACTACCTGAAAAATCCATTTTCAGATCAGAATTATTCAAAGAAAAATATGAAGATTTGGCCAAAGCAAATATCAAATATCTTTTAACCCAGGTATATGCTGAAAATCCAATATATATAAAACAGACAATTTAA